One stretch of Muribaculum intestinale DNA includes these proteins:
- a CDS encoding DUF362 domain-containing protein codes for MAYVITDKCVACGTCLPVCPVEAISEGDIYHIDPDTCIECGSCAEVCPSEAIIPGE; via the coding sequence ATGGCTTACGTAATTACCGACAAGTGTGTTGCCTGCGGCACATGTCTCCCCGTATGCCCCGTTGAGGCTATCTCAGAGGGCGATATCTATCACATCGATCCCGATACCTGCATCGAGTGCGGCAGCTGTGCTGAAGTATGCCCCAGCGAGGCTATCATCCCCGGAGAATAA